The following nucleotide sequence is from Pasteurella multocida.
AAAGGGCAAGCGCACTTTCTAACGCTTCAAAAATCTTTTCACGTGGTAATAATTTTTCATTTGATACCGCTTCTGCAGCCAATAAAAGTTCTTTACTCATTGCTCTGTTTGCTCCTTTTAGAATTTAGGAATAATATTGGCCTTTTGAATATTGCCAAATACCAAAATTTGTTCTTGCCCATCGACAATCAGGGTCAACATATCATTCTCAATTTTTTCTAATTTACCTTGCCATTTACGACGATCCAAAACAGGAATACGCAAATGCACCACAATTTCTTGTCCAATATAGCGCTGATATTGATCTAATGTGAATAATGCACGATCTAAACCAGGTGAAGACACTTCAAGGTTATATTTATCCGCAATCGGATCTTCCACATCTAAAATCGCGCTCACTTGACGGCTCACATCGGCACAATCTTCCACTGTGACGCCACCTTCTTTATCTATATATAAACGTACTGTTAAATAGCGACCAGCACGCTGACATTCAATGCCCCAAAGCTCACACCCTAAATCTTCGACTGAGCTCTGTAGCAGTTCTTGTAACTTTTGTTCTAAGGTTGCCAAAATTACCTCTCTAATATGTAGGATACTTAAACACATCTGTCTTAGGATAACGTTATTGATAGGCAATATCGCCAACATCCAATAAGTCAACCGTAAATTTTAGACGTAAAAAAAGGACTCGCATGTTCAGTCCTTACATAAAAATTCCTCATTCAGATACGAAAAAACCCCATAATTTAGGGGCTTCTTTACTGAACTGTCTGTAAAGTGGTTGCGGGGGCCGGATTTGAACCGACGGCCTTCGGGTTATGAGCCCGACGAGCTACCAAGCTGCTCCACCCCGCGTCCGAAATATTGGCGTATTATAGCCTTTTAATGAAAAATATCAAGTTTTAATTCCAATCTTTTTTCTTTTCCACCCAATTTGCTTACGCCACTTATTTAAATTACCCCCATGAAGGCTTATCAAGGTATCATATTGATTGTTAGCTATTACACTTTCAACTACTCAATAACAATCATTCCTTTACGATAAACGCGTTGAGAGTGAATACAACGAACGACTGCTATAGATACCGCGTTTCTTGTTGTCATCTCGCACCTTTAAATTTATGCTAAAAGCACATTTAGCCCTTGACGTTTTAATTCTGCAATAATCTCAGCGTCCGCTTCTTTCCCTGTGATTAACAAATGAATATTGTGCAGTTCCGCAAATAACATACCGGCTTGTTTTCCAAGCTTTGAACTATCTAATAGAACAACTAATTTACCGACACGTGGCAACATTCTTTGTTCAGAGTTCGCAATTAACATATCGGTTTTATATAGCCCATCTACGGTTAATCCTTTACCACTGGTAAACATGATATTCGCTGCATAAATAGCCTCTGCATTGGTATTTAAAGACAACATAATAGCCTGATTTTTATTGTATTGCCCCCCCATAATCACTACATCATTATGATCATGCTCAATGAGATAATTCGCTAATGGCAAGAAATTTGTCATAATTTGTACATTCTTACCACAAAGACGGCTACCTAACATCAGCATTGTAGAGCCACAGGTCAGAATCACACTATCGCCATCCTGACAGAGTTTGGCTGCTAATTCAGCAATCCGTTTTTTCTCACCTGAATTATTGATGGCGAGCGGTTGAGAACGGTATGCTTTTTTCTCAATGACTTCCGCACCATTACGCACTTTTTTTAAGCGCCCTTGTTCATTTAATTTAGTAATATCCCGTCTTGCTGTTGCAGGTGAAACATCCAATAAGCGAATAATATCTTGCGTTGATAGCGCTTTCCTTTCTTCTAACAAATTCAGTAATTGTCTATGTCGATAATTTTCGTTCATTATTTTTACGTCCTTAGTTACTTAGAAACTATTCTATCAATAATGAACAAATAAGCCACGTAAAATTACGTGGCTTACATAGTTAGAATACAACTTAAAGCATTGACTTAAACTGAATATTAGGCTCATGTTCAAAACAATCATCAAATCCACGAGGATGATGATATTCAAGCAAGTCTTTATCCTGTGGATAAACATACTTCCCACCCACTTCCCAAATAAAAGGATGGAATTGATATTGCAAACGCTCCTTACGTAAACGCCAAAGATGTAAAATTTCATCGGTACTTGCCATGAAATTTGTCCAAATGTCGTAATGAACAGGAATGATCACTTTACAACGTAAACATTCTGCCATGCGTAACAAATCAATCGATGTCATTTTATCCGCAATACCGACCGGATTTTCCCCATAATTATTTAATGCTACATCAATATCAAATTCTTTTCCATGCTTGGCAAATTGAATAGAATAGTGAGAATCAGCACCATGATAAATATTTCCACCTGGAGTTTTAAAGACATAGTTTACTGTTTTACGCCCCATTTCCTCATCGGAAGGACATAACCCGAGTAACTCCCCTCCTTGCTCTTCAGCCCCTTCAACAGGTAATGTCACTAAACAAGTCCGATCAAACGAATCTAATGCGTGAATCTCGACATCTTTTAATTTTACAACATCACCAGGTTTAACAATAATGATCCGCTCCTCTGGAACCCCCCATTGTTTCCATAATTCCGCACAATGCCATGGACCCACAAATTTTACATGCGTTAGGGCTGGATTATTGACGATGGCAGCCGCAACATTCACATCAATATGATCGCTGTGATAATGTGAAGCAAGAATGAAATCTACTTCATTAATTGAAAAAGGGTCTAATACCATAGGTTGGGCGCGTAAGTTTGGCTGTAATTTACGTACTCCAGCCATATTTGCCATTTGGTGTCCACGAACCATATCTTTTACTTTTTTAGTTGATTTACCTCTTCCACACCATAAATCCATACAAATATTAGCGCCTGCTGGGGTCTTGATCCATACGCCGACACAACCTAACCACCACATAGCGACATTCCCTTCTGGCACAACTTCATTCTCAATTTCTTCATTTAGCCATGTTCCCCATTCAGGAAAAGTAGAAAGGATCCAACTTTCACGTGTGATTTCATTAATTTTACTCATTGTATTCTCCTATAAAACAACGCAAAACAAATCAAAAACAATCATATTAAATCAAAATAAAAAATACAATAAGTGTAATTAGAATTTGTGATCTAGATCTTACTATCAACTCACATCGATAAAATAAATCTAAAAGCAATTATTTTTCATATTGTTATATTAAAAATAAATTAATTAATTTAAATATTACACGCTTTGTATAAAAATGTGAAACTGCTCACAAATTATCAAATATAATCTTTTATAATCTTTTTTTGCTGTTATGCTTATACCCAGATTTCTTAGATCAGGCCTTATCCAGAAATCTTTCATGCAAATATACACAATGAAAAAATCCAGAGGTGTCACTATGGAAACACTCTATAACCTATTCTTAAGCTTTAATAATCAAGTCCTTTCTAAAGCCCCCTTTCTACTTGGTATTGTTGCTTGTATTGGGTACATTCTATTGAAAAAAGACACAACAACAGTTATCAAAGGAACAATAAAAACAATTGTTGGTTTTATGATTGTGCAGGCGGGATCTGGCTTTCTTGTCGCAAACTTCAAGCCAATAATTGAGGGGTTATCAAAATATCATAATTTGACGGGGGCAGTGATTGACCCTTACACCAGCATGCAAGCCACCATCCAAACGATGGCAGATAACTATGCGTGGGTTGGCTACGCGGTTATCCTGGCATTGTTTTTAAATATCTTATTAGTCGTATGCCGTAGAATTACAGGGATTCGAACTATCATGCTGACGGGACATATTATGTTCCAACAAGCAGGTTTAGTCGCTGTATTCTATATGATTATTGGCGCCTCAATGTGGGAAACGGTCATTTATACTGCCGTATTAATGGCGCTATATTGGGGAATCTCATCAAATATCATGTATAAACCTACCCAGGCAGTTACTGGTGGTGCAGGTTTTTCTATTGGACATCAACAACAAATCGCTTCTTGGATCGCAGTCAAACTCGCGCCAAAACTTGGCGACAAAAATGATACCGTAGATAAAATGAAATTACCGAAATGGCTACATATTTTTCATGACAGTATTTCCGCAACCGCACTTGTTATGACTGTATTTTTCGGCATCATTTTACTCTCTTTTGGCTTAGATAACTTGCAACAAATGGCAGGCAAAACCCACTGGTTTATGTACATTT
It contains:
- the ulaR gene encoding HTH-type transcriptional regulator UlaR; amino-acid sequence: MNENYRHRQLLNLLEERKALSTQDIIRLLDVSPATARRDITKLNEQGRLKKVRNGAEVIEKKAYRSQPLAINNSGEKKRIAELAAKLCQDGDSVILTCGSTMLMLGSRLCGKNVQIMTNFLPLANYLIEHDHNDVVIMGGQYNKNQAIMLSLNTNAEAIYAANIMFTSGKGLTVDGLYKTDMLIANSEQRMLPRVGKLVVLLDSSKLGKQAGMLFAELHNIHLLITGKEADAEIIAELKRQGLNVLLA
- the rimP gene encoding ribosome maturation factor RimP — protein: MATLEQKLQELLQSSVEDLGCELWGIECQRAGRYLTVRLYIDKEGGVTVEDCADVSRQVSAILDVEDPIADKYNLEVSSPGLDRALFTLDQYQRYIGQEIVVHLRIPVLDRRKWQGKLEKIENDMLTLIVDGQEQILVFGNIQKANIIPKF
- the ulaG gene encoding L-ascorbate 6-phosphate lactonase, which translates into the protein MSKINEITRESWILSTFPEWGTWLNEEIENEVVPEGNVAMWWLGCVGVWIKTPAGANICMDLWCGRGKSTKKVKDMVRGHQMANMAGVRKLQPNLRAQPMVLDPFSINEVDFILASHYHSDHIDVNVAAAIVNNPALTHVKFVGPWHCAELWKQWGVPEERIIIVKPGDVVKLKDVEIHALDSFDRTCLVTLPVEGAEEQGGELLGLCPSDEEMGRKTVNYVFKTPGGNIYHGADSHYSIQFAKHGKEFDIDVALNNYGENPVGIADKMTSIDLLRMAECLRCKVIIPVHYDIWTNFMASTDEILHLWRLRKERLQYQFHPFIWEVGGKYVYPQDKDLLEYHHPRGFDDCFEHEPNIQFKSML